In Bacteroidales bacterium, one DNA window encodes the following:
- a CDS encoding sulfite exporter TauE/SafE family protein: MSLQAIVILLLIGLAAGIFGGMVGLGGGVIMIPALIYFMGMSQMEAQGTSLAVMIPPVGIFAVMNYYKAGNLNFKYALLIAIAFTIGGYFGSKLALNLPVSTVKKIFGFAMIIIALRMIIKS; encoded by the coding sequence ATGAGTTTACAGGCAATAGTAATTCTATTACTGATTGGCCTAGCTGCCGGCATTTTCGGCGGGATGGTCGGTTTGGGAGGCGGAGTAATCATGATCCCGGCACTCATTTATTTTATGGGAATGTCACAGATGGAAGCACAAGGCACAAGTCTGGCTGTAATGATCCCTCCGGTTGGTATATTTGCAGTCATGAATTATTACAAAGCAGGAAATCTGAACTTTAAATATGCCCTGTTAATTGCTATAGCATTTACCATTGGAGGATATTTCGGGTCAAAGCTTGCATTAAACCTCCCTGTTTCAACAGTGAAAAAAATCTTTGGATTTGCAATGATCATTATTGCATTGAGAATGATTATTAAAAGCTGA
- a CDS encoding pyridoxamine 5'-phosphate oxidase family protein, which produces MEPIDRRITRFFQKHHIFTLATASGNIPYVCTCFYVYLEPLNRIIFTSDYDTRHIRELDGQPLVSGAIALETLIIGRIQGIQFTGRASELKNEDYELALKAYLTKFPVAAFKELALWGIDLDFIKMTHNQLGFGTKLIWNKENEDANSMIP; this is translated from the coding sequence ATGGAACCCATTGACAGGAGAATCACCCGATTCTTTCAGAAACATCATATCTTCACCCTGGCAACTGCTTCAGGTAACATTCCTTATGTTTGCACCTGTTTTTATGTATATCTTGAGCCTTTAAACCGCATTATTTTTACTTCTGATTATGACACCCGTCATATAAGGGAATTAGATGGACAACCCCTGGTTTCAGGTGCTATTGCTTTAGAAACACTCATTATTGGACGTATCCAGGGAATACAGTTTACAGGAAGAGCATCTGAACTCAAAAATGAAGATTACGAGCTTGCATTAAAGGCTTATCTGACCAAATTTCCCGTGGCAGCTTTTAAAGAATTAGCACTTTGGGGGATAGATTTGGATTTTATTAAGATGACGCATAATCAACTGGGCTTCGGAACGAAACTCATATGGAATAAAGAAAATGAAGATGCCAATTCAATGATACCATGA